In one Yoonia rosea genomic region, the following are encoded:
- the mutS gene encoding DNA mismatch repair protein MutS → MSNSTVTPMMAQYLEIKAEHPDALLFYRMGDFYEMFFDDAVAAAEALDIALTKRGKHDDQDIPMCGVPHHAAEGYFLTLIRKGFRVAVCEQMESPAEAKKRGYKAVVKREVVRLVTPGTLTEDSLLDARRHNFLAAYHSVRDAGALAWVDISTGAFHVMPCGGAQLGPELARLTPREVIVADGSETNWAGIVSDSGATLTTLGAAAFDSVSGEKRLCSLYKVSSLDAFGSFGRAEIGAMSAVAEYLDITQRGNLPLLRPPVQEGQSAAMQIDAATRRSLELTQAMNGGKQGSLLHCIDRTVTAGGARLLERRLSSPSCNGDVITGRLDAVGFLANQARLTKDIRQSLRGVHDLDRALSRLALDRGGPRDMAAIRNTIGQAIALSALMPADLPPILADATQDLIGHEELLDLLDEALIAEPPLLSRDGGFIAPGYDAELDEVRKLRDEGRSVIAQMQSEYIEISGVASLKIKHNNVLGYFIETTATHAAKMMAPPLNETFIHRQTTANQVRFTTVELSEIETRILNAGGRALEIEKRLYSSLKEAIIAQAGPLGALARALSEIDLHAGLAELAVTENWVRPRVDDSRAFDITGGRHPVVEAALQKDGLPFIANDCGLTDTPIWLLTGPNMAGKSTFLRQNALLAILAQMGSFVPATGAHIGIVSQLFSRVGASDDLARGRSTFMVEMVETAAILNQADDRALVILDEIGRGTATYDGLSIAWATLEHLHDVNRCRALFATHYHEMSALSAKLEGVDNATVTVKEWEGDVIFLHEVKRGTADRSYGVQVARLAGLPAVVVERAKVVLEALEKGEREGGTAQKAIIDDLPLFSATPAPVSVAPKPSAIEERLRDVHPDELSPRDALDLIYELRSKL, encoded by the coding sequence ATGAGCAACAGCACAGTCACGCCGATGATGGCGCAATATCTGGAAATCAAGGCAGAGCATCCTGATGCGCTGCTGTTTTACCGGATGGGCGATTTCTATGAGATGTTCTTTGACGATGCCGTTGCGGCCGCCGAAGCGCTGGATATCGCGCTGACAAAACGCGGCAAACATGATGATCAGGACATACCGATGTGCGGTGTGCCGCATCACGCGGCTGAAGGCTATTTCCTGACGCTGATCCGCAAAGGGTTCCGCGTCGCGGTTTGCGAGCAGATGGAAAGCCCCGCCGAGGCAAAAAAGCGCGGCTACAAAGCGGTTGTGAAACGTGAAGTCGTCCGTCTGGTCACGCCCGGCACCTTGACCGAGGATTCGCTACTGGATGCACGCCGGCATAATTTTCTAGCCGCCTATCATAGCGTGCGCGATGCAGGGGCGCTTGCTTGGGTTGATATCTCGACCGGGGCGTTTCATGTGATGCCATGCGGCGGCGCGCAACTGGGCCCAGAACTGGCACGATTGACGCCGCGCGAGGTGATTGTTGCAGACGGATCAGAGACTAATTGGGCTGGAATAGTGTCTGATTCCGGTGCAACGCTGACCACCTTGGGTGCAGCGGCGTTTGACAGCGTTTCTGGCGAAAAACGCCTTTGTAGTCTCTATAAAGTCAGCTCACTTGATGCGTTTGGCAGCTTTGGTCGCGCCGAGATTGGGGCCATGTCTGCTGTTGCTGAATATCTGGATATTACGCAGCGCGGTAATCTTCCGTTGTTGCGCCCGCCCGTTCAGGAGGGCCAGTCAGCAGCAATGCAGATTGATGCGGCGACACGGCGATCATTGGAGCTGACCCAAGCGATGAACGGCGGCAAGCAAGGGTCGCTTTTGCATTGCATTGATCGCACAGTCACCGCAGGTGGTGCGCGATTGTTGGAACGGCGGCTTTCGTCACCGTCCTGCAATGGTGATGTCATCACGGGGCGGTTGGATGCGGTCGGGTTCTTGGCCAATCAGGCGCGGCTGACCAAGGATATTCGACAGAGTTTGCGCGGCGTGCATGATCTGGACCGCGCGTTGTCACGTTTGGCGCTGGATCGTGGCGGGCCACGGGATATGGCAGCAATTCGCAACACCATCGGACAGGCCATTGCGCTCTCCGCGCTGATGCCGGCGGATTTGCCCCCTATTCTGGCGGATGCGACGCAAGATTTGATAGGGCATGAGGAGTTGTTGGACCTGCTGGATGAGGCGCTGATTGCAGAGCCGCCGCTTTTGTCGCGCGACGGCGGGTTCATTGCGCCGGGGTATGACGCCGAACTGGACGAAGTGCGCAAGTTACGTGACGAAGGCCGTTCAGTGATTGCGCAAATGCAATCAGAGTACATTGAAATATCAGGCGTGGCGTCGCTGAAGATCAAGCACAACAATGTGCTGGGGTACTTCATCGAGACAACAGCAACACATGCGGCCAAAATGATGGCCCCGCCCCTGAACGAGACGTTTATTCACCGCCAGACCACCGCCAATCAGGTGCGTTTTACCACCGTAGAGCTGTCAGAAATCGAGACGCGTATCCTCAATGCGGGCGGGCGTGCACTCGAGATCGAAAAGAGACTCTATTCCAGCCTGAAAGAGGCAATTATTGCGCAAGCAGGGCCGCTTGGCGCATTGGCGCGGGCGCTGTCCGAAATTGATTTGCACGCGGGTTTGGCGGAATTGGCGGTGACCGAAAACTGGGTCAGGCCACGGGTGGACGACAGCCGCGCATTTGACATCACAGGCGGGCGACACCCCGTGGTTGAGGCGGCCTTGCAGAAAGACGGCTTGCCATTTATCGCCAATGATTGCGGATTGACAGACACACCGATCTGGTTGCTGACCGGTCCGAACATGGCGGGTAAATCGACGTTTCTGCGGCAGAATGCGCTGCTTGCGATTTTAGCCCAGATGGGGAGCTTTGTGCCAGCCACCGGGGCCCACATCGGGATTGTCAGCCAGTTGTTCAGCCGCGTCGGGGCGTCAGACGATCTGGCGCGTGGGCGGTCGACCTTTATGGTCGAGATGGTGGAAACGGCGGCAATTCTCAATCAGGCCGATGATCGGGCGCTTGTCATTCTGGATGAAATCGGGCGCGGCACCGCGACATATGACGGTTTGTCGATTGCCTGGGCGACGTTGGAACACTTGCATGATGTGAACCGCTGTCGCGCACTGTTTGCCACGCATTACCATGAAATGTCGGCGCTATCGGCAAAGCTCGAGGGTGTGGATAATGCGACGGTCACTGTAAAAGAGTGGGAAGGTGACGTGATTTTCCTGCATGAGGTGAAGCGCGGCACGGCGGATCGCAGTTATGGGGTGCAGGTTGCGCGTTTGGCAGGCTTGCCCGCCGTCGTTGTGGAGCGCGCCAAAGTGGTTCTGGAAGCTTTGGAAAAAGGTGAGCGTGAAGGCGGGACAGCGCAAAAAGCGATCATTGATGATCTGCCGCTTTTTTCTGCAACACCTGCCCCAGTGAGCGTTGCGCCAAAACCCTCGGCTATTGAGGAACGTTTGCGCGATGTGCACCCCGATGAGCTGAGCCCCCGGGATGCGCTTGATCTGATTTATGAGTTGCGGTCGAAGCTGTAG
- a CDS encoding CoA pyrophosphatase — protein sequence MPDLRKRLEDALAQAGSASSDFDLNADVKKPDAVLTPAAVLIGIRAETETVILTKRSARLKHHPGQIAFPGGKQDPTDATLTDAALREAREEIGLPPVIVDVLGELPPHQTVTGYQVTPVVGLIDGHYDPVPEQGEVSEIFEVPLAHLIDPRNYLIEGRRWQGRRRLYYTVPFGPYYIWGATARILRAFAERMT from the coding sequence GTGCCTGATCTACGTAAAAGACTGGAAGACGCGCTTGCACAAGCGGGCAGCGCGTCTTCTGATTTTGACCTGAACGCTGATGTGAAAAAACCCGATGCGGTGCTCACGCCTGCGGCCGTTCTGATCGGAATTCGCGCGGAAACAGAGACTGTTATTCTAACGAAGCGCTCGGCGCGGCTGAAACATCATCCCGGTCAGATTGCCTTTCCTGGCGGCAAACAAGACCCGACTGACGCCACGCTTACTGATGCCGCCCTGCGCGAAGCGCGCGAGGAGATTGGTCTGCCCCCTGTGATTGTCGATGTTCTGGGTGAACTGCCTCCGCATCAGACCGTCACGGGGTATCAGGTGACCCCGGTTGTTGGCCTCATTGACGGGCACTATGATCCTGTGCCGGAGCAGGGCGAAGTGAGCGAGATCTTCGAGGTCCCTCTGGCGCATCTCATTGACCCGCGAAACTACCTGATCGAGGGCCGGCGCTGGCAAGGTCGCCGCAGGCTCTATTACACCGTACCTTTCGGCCCCTATTATATCTGGGGTGCGACCGCGCGTATCTTGCGCGCCTTTGCCGAGCGGATGACATGA
- a CDS encoding NADP-dependent malic enzyme, whose translation MPKNKLTREDALQFHMHPTPGKWEIQATVPMTTQRDLSLAYSPGVAIPCEEIAANPALAYDYTNKGNLVAVISNGTAVLGLGNLGALGSKPVMEGKSVLFKRFADVNSIDIELDTEDPDEFIKAVRLMGPTFGGINLEDIKAPECFIIEQTLKEQMDIPVFHDDQHGTAVICAAGLLNALHLSGKKIEDVKIVLNGAGAAGIACLELLKAMGAKHDNCIMADTKGVIYQGRTEGMNQWKSAHAANTTARTLDDAMKGCDVFLGVSAKGAVTQEMVSNMAENPVIFAMANPDPEITPEDAHAVREDAIVATGRSDYPNQVNNVLGFPYLFRGALDIHARAINDEMKIACAEALAALAREDVPDEVAMAYGKKLTFGRDYIIPTPFDPRLIHRIPTSVARAGMKTGVARRPIVDMDAYELSLKSRMDPTQSILRSLNTRARANQSTVVFAEGDDPRVLRAAVMYQRSGMGKALIVGRKDDVKQKLTAEGLAEAFDELEIVNAATTPHLETYKDFLYKRLQRKGFDAQDVHRLAARDRHVFAALMLAHGHADGMVTGATRKSAHILELINHVFDAEPHDGAVGVTAVLHKGRIVLITDTLVHEWPDENDLADIAERGAAVARELGLEPRVAFLSFSTFGYPVSERAEKMHKAPQVLDARKADFEYEGEMTVDVALNAAAQENYPFQRLTGPANVLVVPARHSASISVKLMQEMAGATVIGPILSGIGKPIQICSTVSTVNDILNMAVIAACKVD comes from the coding sequence ATGCCGAAGAACAAATTAACCCGCGAAGATGCACTGCAATTCCATATGCATCCAACCCCGGGCAAATGGGAAATTCAGGCGACTGTCCCGATGACGACGCAACGCGATCTGTCGCTGGCCTATTCCCCCGGCGTCGCGATCCCCTGCGAGGAAATCGCCGCAAACCCCGCGCTGGCTTATGATTACACCAATAAGGGCAATCTGGTTGCCGTGATTTCAAACGGCACTGCGGTTCTTGGCCTTGGCAATCTCGGCGCGCTGGGCAGCAAACCGGTGATGGAAGGCAAATCCGTACTTTTCAAACGTTTTGCCGACGTCAATTCCATCGACATTGAACTGGATACCGAAGACCCGGATGAATTTATCAAGGCTGTCCGCCTGATGGGTCCCACCTTTGGTGGCATCAACCTTGAAGACATCAAGGCGCCCGAGTGTTTTATCATCGAACAAACCCTCAAAGAGCAGATGGATATCCCTGTCTTTCATGATGACCAGCATGGGACAGCAGTGATCTGTGCCGCAGGTCTGCTGAACGCGCTGCATCTGTCGGGCAAGAAAATCGAAGATGTCAAAATCGTCCTGAACGGCGCAGGCGCTGCGGGGATTGCGTGCCTCGAATTGCTCAAGGCGATGGGTGCGAAACACGACAACTGCATCATGGCTGATACAAAAGGTGTCATTTACCAAGGCCGGACCGAAGGCATGAACCAATGGAAATCTGCCCATGCCGCCAATACCACCGCCCGCACACTTGATGACGCGATGAAGGGCTGTGACGTGTTCCTTGGCGTGAGCGCCAAAGGTGCTGTGACCCAAGAAATGGTGTCTAACATGGCAGAAAACCCGGTTATTTTTGCCATGGCGAACCCTGATCCGGAAATCACGCCCGAAGATGCCCATGCTGTCCGCGAGGACGCCATCGTCGCCACAGGCCGCAGCGATTACCCCAATCAGGTGAACAACGTGCTGGGCTTTCCCTATCTTTTCCGTGGTGCGCTCGACATCCACGCCCGCGCGATCAACGACGAAATGAAAATCGCCTGTGCCGAGGCGCTTGCCGCGCTGGCGCGCGAGGATGTGCCGGATGAAGTCGCTATGGCTTACGGCAAAAAGCTGACCTTCGGGCGCGATTACATCATCCCGACACCGTTCGATCCCCGCCTGATTCACCGCATTCCAACATCTGTGGCGCGGGCTGGTATGAAAACAGGCGTCGCACGGCGCCCCATCGTTGACATGGATGCCTACGAATTATCGCTCAAATCCCGGATGGATCCCACGCAGTCCATTCTACGCAGCCTAAATACGCGTGCCCGCGCCAACCAATCCACCGTTGTGTTCGCGGAAGGTGATGATCCCCGCGTGTTGCGCGCTGCCGTGATGTATCAGCGCTCTGGCATGGGCAAAGCGTTGATTGTTGGCCGCAAGGACGATGTGAAACAGAAATTGACAGCTGAGGGTCTGGCCGAGGCTTTTGACGAGCTTGAAATCGTCAACGCCGCTACGACCCCGCATTTGGAAACCTATAAGGATTTCCTGTATAAGCGGCTGCAACGCAAAGGTTTTGATGCGCAAGACGTGCACCGCCTCGCCGCGCGCGACCGTCACGTATTTGCGGCACTCATGCTTGCGCATGGCCATGCCGATGGGATGGTGACAGGGGCGACACGTAAGTCGGCGCATATTCTGGAACTGATTAACCACGTCTTCGACGCAGAACCACACGATGGTGCAGTGGGTGTTACCGCCGTCCTGCATAAAGGTCGGATCGTGCTCATCACAGATACGCTCGTCCACGAATGGCCCGATGAAAACGATCTCGCGGATATCGCCGAACGCGGTGCTGCCGTCGCGCGCGAACTGGGGCTAGAACCGCGCGTGGCTTTCCTGTCTTTCTCGACCTTCGGTTACCCCGTCTCCGAGCGGGCAGAAAAAATGCACAAAGCCCCCCAAGTGCTCGACGCGCGCAAAGCCGATTTCGAATACGAGGGTGAAATGACGGTCGATGTGGCACTCAATGCCGCCGCACAAGAGAACTATCCGTTCCAACGCCTGACGGGTCCAGCGAACGTATTGGTCGTGCCGGCGCGTCATTCCGCGTCAATTTCCGTGAAACTGATGCAGGAAATGGCAGGTGCGACGGTGATTGGGCCAATCCTGTCGGGTATCGGAAAGCCAATCCAGATCTGTTCGACGGTCTCGACGGTCAACGACATCTTGAACATGGCTGTAATTGCGGCCTGCAAGGTCGACTGA
- a CDS encoding sulfotransferase-like domain-containing protein — translation MRIAMWSGPRNLSTAMMYAFGNRADFAVWDEPFYAPYLKATGANHPMRDEIIAGHETDPIIVAQRCLDTIPDDKPHFYMKHMPHHMITGFPLDWARDCINIHLIRHPARVIASYGAKMDHMSLEDIGFPQQTALFEKLGGIVIDSADIRADPERMLRKLCDAIDLAFDSAMLHWPIGPRSEDGIWAAHWYNAVHESTGFAGAEGDLPEIETAYSPILKEAELHYEGLIERKLT, via the coding sequence ATGAGAATCGCCATGTGGTCCGGTCCCCGCAATCTCTCGACCGCGATGATGTACGCCTTTGGCAACCGTGCGGATTTCGCCGTCTGGGATGAACCATTCTATGCTCCCTACCTGAAAGCAACCGGCGCAAACCACCCGATGCGGGATGAGATCATCGCCGGACACGAGACGGACCCGATAATTGTTGCACAGCGCTGTTTAGACACTATTCCTGACGATAAGCCGCATTTCTACATGAAGCATATGCCGCATCACATGATTACGGGCTTCCCGCTGGATTGGGCTCGGGATTGCATCAATATCCACCTCATCCGCCACCCCGCCCGCGTGATCGCAAGCTACGGTGCGAAGATGGATCATATGAGCTTGGAAGATATCGGTTTTCCGCAACAGACCGCCCTTTTTGAAAAGCTCGGCGGCATCGTCATCGACAGCGCCGACATTCGCGCAGACCCCGAACGAATGCTACGGAAACTCTGTGATGCCATAGACTTAGCCTTTGATTCGGCAATGCTACATTGGCCTATCGGTCCGCGTTCAGAAGATGGGATCTGGGCTGCGCATTGGTATAATGCCGTCCACGAAAGCACCGGCTTTGCAGGGGCAGAGGGGGATTTGCCGGAAATTGAGACGGCCTACTCACCAATACTAAAGGAAGCTGAGTTACACTATGAAGGCTTGATAGAACGGAAATTGACCTAA
- the hslO gene encoding Hsp33 family molecular chaperone HslO, whose product MSLGTKIAWDDTVLPFQLDASDIRGRVARLDGVLEQVLKQHNYPAMIEGLVAEMALLTALIGQTMKLRWKLSLQVRGDGPARLIATDYYGPTEDGAPARIRAYASYDAETLDQTADPFSQIGKGYFAILIDQGQDMAPYQGITPIAGGSLSACAETYFAQSEQLPTRFQLTHGLSQLPGEGTHWRAGGVMLQHMPKASPHVTGEGGSGEDGLLDATDILDAEEGENWIRANVLLDTVDEIELIGPSVAPTDLLVRLFHEEQPRVYDAQPVKFGCSCSEDAVRQSLSIYSAKDIGTMTTEEGTVTADCQFCGAHYTFKPETLGFEATDTGA is encoded by the coding sequence ATGAGCCTCGGCACCAAAATCGCCTGGGACGACACCGTCCTGCCATTCCAACTTGACGCCTCCGACATCCGTGGACGGGTGGCGCGGCTTGATGGTGTCTTGGAACAGGTTCTCAAGCAACATAACTACCCTGCCATGATCGAAGGTCTGGTGGCCGAGATGGCTTTGCTGACCGCTTTGATCGGTCAAACCATGAAACTGCGGTGGAAGCTGTCGTTGCAGGTGCGCGGCGATGGCCCCGCCCGTTTGATCGCGACCGATTACTACGGCCCGACCGAGGACGGCGCCCCTGCGCGTATCCGTGCCTATGCGTCCTATGATGCGGAAACACTGGATCAGACGGCTGATCCGTTCAGCCAGATCGGCAAAGGGTATTTTGCAATCCTGATTGATCAGGGTCAGGATATGGCCCCCTATCAGGGGATCACACCGATTGCTGGTGGCTCACTTTCGGCCTGTGCCGAAACCTATTTTGCGCAATCCGAACAACTGCCGACGCGCTTTCAACTGACCCATGGTCTGTCGCAACTGCCCGGTGAAGGAACCCATTGGCGTGCGGGTGGCGTGATGTTGCAGCATATGCCCAAGGCGTCACCCCATGTGACCGGTGAAGGCGGATCGGGCGAAGATGGCCTGCTGGACGCAACTGATATCTTGGATGCCGAAGAGGGCGAAAACTGGATTCGTGCCAATGTGCTGTTGGATACGGTAGACGAGATTGAGCTGATCGGCCCAAGCGTTGCGCCCACGGACCTGCTTGTGCGTTTGTTCCACGAGGAACAGCCGCGTGTCTATGATGCCCAGCCTGTTAAATTCGGCTGTAGCTGTTCCGAAGATGCAGTCCGCCAAAGCCTGTCGATCTATTCGGCCAAGGATATCGGCACCATGACAACCGAAGAAGGCACCGTAACAGCGGACTGCCAGTTCTGCGGCGCGCATTATACCTTCAAACCTGAAACGCTGGGGTTTGAAGCCACGGATACCGGTGCCTGA
- a CDS encoding ribokinase translates to MAIWNLGSINADFVYRVPHIPAPGETLSSTGRQMFLGGKGTNMSVAAARAAARVNHIGAVGQDGRWAIQRLLEYGVDTRNIAVLDTETAQAIIMVDPAGENAIVLHPGANAEIPQVTLQAAMAEAETGDWLIIQNETNLQRTAAEMGKELGLQIAYAAAPFDADRVQAVLPSLDFLILNAVEAAQLEEAIGTAPADLPVRDVIVTRGADGADWYSAAGKQHFPAIKVDAVDTTGAGDTFTGYVLAGLDRGLPMEQAIGQATKAGALMVMRHGTADVIPDLSEVQDFHP, encoded by the coding sequence ATGGCAATCTGGAACCTGGGGTCGATCAACGCGGATTTTGTCTATCGCGTCCCGCATATCCCGGCACCCGGTGAAACGCTGTCGTCCACCGGCCGCCAGATGTTCTTGGGTGGGAAGGGCACCAATATGTCGGTCGCTGCGGCCCGTGCTGCGGCCCGCGTCAATCACATTGGCGCTGTTGGTCAAGACGGGCGATGGGCGATCCAGCGCTTGCTTGAATACGGCGTGGATACCCGCAATATCGCCGTGTTAGACACTGAAACAGCCCAAGCGATCATTATGGTCGACCCCGCGGGCGAGAATGCAATCGTCCTTCATCCGGGTGCGAATGCGGAAATTCCTCAAGTTACCCTGCAGGCCGCAATGGCCGAAGCCGAAACCGGCGATTGGCTGATCATCCAGAATGAAACGAACCTGCAACGCACCGCCGCCGAAATGGGCAAAGAGCTGGGGCTGCAAATCGCATATGCTGCCGCGCCCTTCGATGCGGATCGCGTTCAGGCGGTGCTGCCGTCGCTTGATTTCCTGATCCTCAATGCGGTTGAGGCCGCCCAGCTTGAAGAAGCTATTGGGACCGCGCCCGCTGATCTGCCTGTGCGCGATGTGATCGTGACCCGCGGTGCCGATGGCGCAGATTGGTACAGTGCGGCAGGAAAACAGCACTTCCCTGCGATCAAGGTCGATGCTGTCGATACAACCGGCGCAGGTGACACCTTCACCGGTTACGTTCTTGCCGGCCTTGACCGTGGCCTGCCTATGGAGCAAGCCATCGGGCAAGCGACCAAAGCAGGCGCACTTATGGTCATGCGGCATGGTACCGCTGACGTTATTCCTGATCTGTCCGAAGTGCAGGACTTTCACCCCTGA
- a CDS encoding NUDIX hydrolase, producing MIRRYGEVPQNGQRYKLRPGVYAILPRAGKLLCTYQGDPHFEVQLPGGGIDPGEHPLNALHREVFEETGWRIAAPRKLGAFRRFTFMPDYDLWAEKLCHIYLARPVRPHGPPTEPGHMALWLSVEEALAELYNDGDADFVARFAF from the coding sequence ATGATCAGACGGTATGGCGAGGTGCCACAAAACGGGCAGCGCTACAAATTACGACCCGGTGTTTACGCGATTTTACCGCGTGCAGGCAAGCTGCTGTGCACCTATCAGGGCGATCCGCATTTCGAGGTACAACTGCCCGGCGGCGGTATTGACCCCGGGGAACATCCGTTGAATGCGCTGCACCGCGAGGTGTTTGAGGAAACAGGCTGGCGCATTGCAGCACCACGCAAGCTGGGCGCGTTCCGGCGATTCACCTTTATGCCGGACTACGACCTATGGGCCGAAAAGCTGTGTCATATCTATCTGGCAAGGCCCGTACGACCCCATGGTCCACCAACCGAACCCGGGCATATGGCGCTGTGGTTGTCCGTCGAGGAGGCTTTGGCAGAGCTTTATAATGACGGCGATGCGGATTTTGTCGCACGATTTGCGTTCTAA
- a CDS encoding D-amino acid aminotransferase — protein sequence MTEVTTHQAEDDARNEAILIYVDGQIVPKAQATVSVYDSGFMLGDGVWEGLRLYDGKWAFMDEHLDRLFEAAKAIDLDIGMDRKGVVSVLLETQKANGMTTDAHARLMVTRGVKVRPFQHPSLSQSGPTFVIIMEHSRPKIPRPITLATVPHQRGLPMTQDPKLNSHSKLNCILACIAAQKAGADEALMLDVHGFVNTTNACNFFIVKKGAVWTSTGDYCMNGITRQKVIDLCRANDIPVFERNYSLVDTYAADEAFLTGTFGAQTPVSSIDGRIIGTGELGPITARLRALYKDLVDRS from the coding sequence ATGACCGAAGTCACCACCCATCAGGCCGAGGATGATGCCCGCAATGAGGCCATCCTGATCTACGTTGACGGACAGATTGTCCCGAAAGCCCAGGCCACTGTCAGCGTCTACGACAGCGGCTTTATGCTGGGTGATGGGGTTTGGGAAGGGCTGCGGCTTTATGATGGCAAATGGGCCTTCATGGATGAGCATCTGGACCGGCTTTTTGAGGCGGCAAAGGCGATTGATCTCGACATCGGCATGGACCGGAAAGGCGTTGTTTCCGTATTGTTAGAGACACAAAAAGCCAACGGTATGACGACAGACGCCCATGCGCGGCTGATGGTGACCCGTGGGGTAAAGGTGCGCCCTTTCCAACACCCCAGCCTGTCGCAATCAGGGCCTACTTTTGTGATCATCATGGAACATTCGCGCCCGAAAATCCCGCGCCCGATTACGCTTGCCACGGTTCCCCACCAGCGCGGCCTGCCGATGACGCAGGATCCGAAACTGAACAGCCACTCGAAACTCAACTGCATTCTCGCCTGTATCGCTGCGCAGAAGGCAGGGGCAGATGAGGCGCTGATGCTCGACGTGCATGGTTTTGTGAACACGACAAACGCCTGTAACTTCTTTATCGTCAAAAAGGGCGCGGTCTGGACCAGCACGGGTGACTATTGCATGAACGGCATTACCCGCCAGAAGGTGATCGACCTGTGCCGTGCCAACGACATTCCGGTGTTCGAGCGCAACTACAGCCTCGTCGACACTTACGCGGCCGATGAGGCGTTTCTCACAGGCACCTTCGGCGCGCAAACGCCCGTCAGCAGCATTGATGGCCGCATCATAGGTACCGGCGAACTGGGTCCAATAACCGCACGTTTGCGCGCGCTCTACAAGGATTTGGTGGACCGGTCATGA
- a CDS encoding argininosuccinate synthase, translating to MTAPKKVVLAYSGGLDTSIILKWLQTEYGCEVVTFTADLGQGEELEPARAKAEMMGASAIYIEDLREEFVRDFVFPMFRANALYEGLYLLGTSIARPLISKRLVEIAAAEGADAVAHGATGKGNDQVRFELAAYALNPEIKVIAPWREWDLTSRTRLLEFAEKNQIPVAKDKRGEAPFSVDANLLHTSSEGKVLEDPGVEAPDYVYQRTVAPEEAPDVAEMVEIEFERGDAVGINGERMSPATILTKLNELGGKHGVGRLDLVENRFVGMKSRGIYETPGGTVLLEAHRGIEQITLDSGAGHLKDSIMPRYAELIYNGFWFSPEREMLQALIDKSQEHVSGTVRVKLYKGSATTVARWSDQSLYSEAHVTFEDDAGAYDQTDAQGFIQLNALRLKLLAARNRKG from the coding sequence ATGACCGCTCCGAAAAAAGTTGTTCTGGCCTATTCCGGTGGGCTTGATACCTCGATCATCCTGAAATGGCTGCAGACCGAGTACGGCTGCGAGGTGGTGACCTTTACCGCCGATCTCGGTCAGGGTGAGGAACTGGAGCCAGCGCGCGCCAAGGCCGAGATGATGGGTGCCTCTGCGATCTACATCGAGGACCTGCGCGAAGAGTTTGTGCGCGACTTTGTGTTCCCGATGTTCCGTGCCAACGCACTTTACGAAGGCCTTTACCTCTTGGGTACATCCATTGCCCGCCCTTTGATTTCCAAGCGGCTGGTCGAGATTGCGGCCGCTGAAGGTGCCGACGCTGTGGCGCACGGCGCGACTGGCAAAGGCAATGATCAGGTGCGGTTTGAACTGGCCGCCTATGCGTTGAACCCTGAAATCAAAGTGATCGCGCCTTGGCGTGAGTGGGATTTGACGAGCCGGACACGTCTGTTGGAGTTTGCCGAGAAGAACCAGATCCCTGTTGCCAAGGACAAGCGCGGCGAAGCGCCGTTCAGTGTGGATGCAAACCTTTTGCATACATCGTCTGAAGGGAAAGTACTGGAAGATCCCGGTGTTGAGGCGCCGGATTACGTGTACCAGCGGACAGTCGCACCCGAAGAAGCGCCCGATGTTGCGGAGATGGTCGAGATCGAATTTGAGCGCGGAGACGCCGTGGGGATCAACGGTGAGCGCATGTCGCCTGCAACCATCCTGACCAAACTGAATGAACTGGGTGGCAAGCATGGTGTGGGCCGGCTTGATCTGGTGGAAAACCGCTTTGTCGGGATGAAATCACGCGGGATTTACGAGACGCCCGGCGGTACCGTGCTGCTGGAAGCGCATCGCGGGATTGAACAGATTACGCTGGATAGCGGTGCGGGCCACCTCAAAGACAGCATCATGCCGCGATATGCGGAACTGATCTACAATGGTTTCTGGTTCTCGCCAGAGCGTGAAATGCTGCAGGCCCTGATCGACAAGAGCCAGGAGCATGTGTCGGGCACAGTCCGTGTGAAGTTGTATAAGGGATCAGCGACAACTGTGGCACGTTGGTCGGACCAGTCGCTTTATTCCGAGGCGCATGTGACCTTTGAGGATGATGCGGGCGCTTATGACCAGACGGATGCGCAAGGGTTCATCCAATTGAACGCGCTGCGGTTGAAACTGTTGGCAGCACGTAATCGCAAGGGGTAA